One genomic window of Aquisalimonas sp. 2447 includes the following:
- the gspM gene encoding type II secretion system protein GspM: protein MTEALRQLDAWYRERQRREQLLLLLALLVTVVLIWNYAVQVPLEQRAETAQTRISGHEEALAEIAGQRADLIARQDEDPDAPWRERLDQAQETLAELEAELDEQMQRLVSPSRMVAVLRRMLAEQDGLDLEYLQTRAPETVFEEDDLRVYRHGVTVVFEGSYAATMDYLERLEGDSRELIWERVDYQVVSHPRARVRLDVHTLSLEEPTLGL from the coding sequence ATGACTGAAGCACTGCGTCAGCTGGACGCCTGGTACCGCGAGCGACAGCGCCGTGAGCAGCTGTTGCTGTTGCTGGCGCTGCTGGTGACGGTGGTACTGATCTGGAACTACGCCGTTCAGGTGCCCCTGGAACAGCGGGCAGAGACCGCGCAGACCCGCATCAGCGGTCATGAGGAGGCTCTGGCCGAAATCGCTGGACAGCGGGCTGACCTGATCGCGCGCCAGGACGAGGATCCGGACGCACCCTGGCGTGAACGCCTGGACCAGGCGCAGGAGACCCTGGCAGAGCTCGAAGCGGAGTTGGACGAACAGATGCAGCGCCTGGTCTCGCCGTCCCGCATGGTAGCGGTGTTGCGACGCATGCTGGCCGAGCAGGACGGGTTGGACCTGGAGTACCTGCAGACCCGGGCGCCCGAGACGGTGTTCGAGGAGGATGACCTGAGGGTCTACCGCCATGGCGTCACCGTGGTGTTCGAGGGCAGCTATGCGGCCACCATGGATTACCTGGAACGCCTGGAGGGGGATTCCCGCGAACTCATCTGGGAGCGGGTGGATTACCAGGTGGTGTCGCATCCCAGGGCACGGGTCCGGCTGGATGTGCACACCCTGAGTCTGGAGGAGCCGACGCTTGGCCTTTGA
- a CDS encoding PilN domain-containing protein, with protein sequence MRQEVNLYQPVRRNRDWLSLAALPLWAGGLALALALFSGWYWQQVADSERRAERLTQQVQEEREAVEALRAEAPPEDPDPALQRRVQSLEDEITARQRLGDRVVATDDAPWRGGFASVFQGLAREAADDVWLERIRARADGGLRLEGGAMRAAAVPEFVDHLGREPEFIGRSFAGLELRRPEDNERPLRFVLRGAGGGDD encoded by the coding sequence GTGAGGCAGGAGGTCAATCTCTACCAACCAGTGCGGCGCAACCGGGACTGGCTGAGTCTGGCGGCTCTGCCGCTGTGGGCTGGCGGGCTGGCCCTTGCGCTGGCCCTGTTCAGCGGGTGGTACTGGCAGCAGGTCGCCGACAGCGAGCGCCGTGCCGAACGGCTGACTCAGCAGGTCCAGGAGGAGCGGGAAGCAGTCGAGGCACTGCGCGCCGAGGCGCCGCCCGAAGACCCTGATCCCGCGCTGCAGCGGCGGGTGCAATCCCTGGAGGATGAAATCACGGCACGACAGCGGCTCGGCGACCGTGTCGTGGCCACCGACGATGCCCCCTGGCGTGGCGGTTTTGCGTCGGTGTTTCAGGGGCTCGCCCGGGAAGCGGCCGACGATGTCTGGCTTGAGCGCATACGCGCCCGAGCCGACGGCGGGCTGCGTCTGGAAGGCGGGGCAATGCGTGCCGCTGCGGTGCCGGAGTTCGTCGACCACCTGGGGCGTGAGCCCGAGTTCATCGGCCGCTCGTTCGCCGGTCTCGAGCTGAGGAGGCCGGAGGACAACGAACGCCCGTTGCGTTTCGTCCTGCGTGGCGCGGGAGGCGGGGATGACTGA
- a CDS encoding DUF6231 family protein has protein sequence MLDRVLRETSPHNYLVIGDAHPLNPEPAALDRSLTTVRRLTPVETLEALPHHGRQDLVLVGALELFPRGDGEILLSRLRDLYARRVLARLRPSAHWEHRDMTAFGFTRLARLGDDNGLLYGFDMATYKTTPDWLNPRFWANPELWGKYRW, from the coding sequence ATGCTGGACCGTGTATTACGGGAGACATCGCCGCACAATTACCTGGTCATCGGTGACGCCCACCCCCTGAACCCGGAACCGGCGGCCCTGGACAGATCCCTGACAACCGTCAGGCGGCTGACACCGGTCGAAACCCTGGAGGCCCTGCCACACCACGGACGCCAGGATCTGGTACTGGTCGGCGCGCTGGAGCTGTTCCCGCGGGGGGATGGTGAGATTCTACTCTCGCGTCTACGGGATCTGTATGCCCGCCGCGTGCTGGCCCGGCTGCGGCCCTCCGCCCACTGGGAACACCGGGACATGACGGCCTTCGGCTTCACCCGGCTGGCCCGGCTCGGTGATGACAACGGCCTCCTCTACGGATTCGACATGGCGACCTACAAGACCACACCGGACTGGCTCAATCCGCGCTTCTGGGCGAATCCCGAACTCTGGGGCAAATACCGGTGGTAG
- a CDS encoding nitrite/sulfite reductase: MYRYDSFDQTLVNQRVEQFRDQTRRYLAGELTDDEFRPLRLMNGLYIQRHAPMLRVSIPYGLLSSRQVRMLAHIARTYDRGYGHFTTRQNIQYNWPALETVPDILADLASVEMHAIQTSGNCIRNVTSDHLAGVAGDELMDPRPYCELIRQWATLHPEFSYLPRKFKIAVSASDSDRAAIRVHDIGLQIVTNEAGETGFQVFVGGGLGRTPIVGECIREFLPEQHLLSYLDAILRVYNLNGRRDNMHKARIKILVRSMGAETFARHVEREWQHLRDDPQLTLAPEDVEYMRDFFQPPDYDSSAGEGDLPQWLNQDSGFARWYRHNTVSHRQHGYRAVFLSLKAPGIAPGDMTDQQMDAVAELAERYGFGEVRVTHTQNLVLADVRKDSLYALWQELQALNLATPNIGTMTDMICCPGLDFCSLANAGSIDVAEDINRRFDDMDYLYDLGDIRLNMSGCMNACGHHHVGHIGILGVDKKGQEYYQITVGGSSSNDAGMGERIGPAVAKDQVADTLESILRTFAEHREGDEPLLDTYRRIGVKPFKEAAYA, from the coding sequence ATGTACAGGTACGACAGTTTCGATCAGACACTGGTGAACCAACGCGTGGAGCAGTTCCGCGATCAGACGCGCCGCTACCTTGCCGGTGAACTGACGGACGACGAGTTCCGGCCATTGCGCCTCATGAACGGGCTCTACATACAGCGCCACGCGCCGATGCTGCGTGTCTCCATCCCCTACGGTCTGCTCAGCAGCCGGCAGGTGCGGATGCTGGCGCACATTGCGCGCACCTACGATCGCGGCTACGGGCACTTCACCACGCGGCAGAATATCCAGTACAACTGGCCGGCGCTGGAGACCGTCCCGGATATCCTGGCCGATCTGGCCAGTGTCGAAATGCATGCCATCCAGACCAGCGGCAACTGCATCCGTAACGTCACGTCGGACCACCTCGCCGGGGTGGCCGGTGACGAACTCATGGATCCCCGCCCGTACTGCGAACTGATTCGGCAGTGGGCGACCCTGCATCCGGAATTCTCCTATTTGCCACGCAAGTTCAAGATTGCGGTGAGCGCGTCGGACTCCGACCGCGCAGCCATTCGCGTCCACGACATCGGGCTGCAGATCGTCACCAACGAGGCCGGCGAAACCGGTTTCCAGGTCTTCGTCGGTGGGGGGCTCGGTCGCACGCCCATCGTCGGCGAGTGCATCCGCGAGTTTCTTCCCGAGCAGCACCTGCTCTCCTATCTGGACGCCATCCTGCGCGTCTACAACCTGAACGGGCGCCGGGACAACATGCACAAGGCCCGCATCAAGATCCTGGTGCGGTCCATGGGTGCGGAAACCTTTGCCCGTCATGTGGAAAGGGAGTGGCAGCACCTCCGGGACGACCCGCAGCTGACCCTGGCGCCGGAGGATGTCGAGTACATGCGCGATTTCTTCCAGCCGCCCGACTATGACAGCAGCGCCGGCGAGGGGGATCTTCCGCAGTGGCTGAACCAGGACAGCGGTTTCGCCCGCTGGTACCGCCACAATACGGTGTCCCACCGGCAGCACGGCTACCGGGCAGTGTTCCTTTCACTGAAGGCGCCGGGCATTGCCCCCGGCGACATGACCGATCAGCAGATGGATGCCGTGGCGGAGCTTGCCGAGCGCTACGGTTTCGGCGAAGTCCGCGTCACCCACACCCAGAATCTGGTGCTCGCGGATGTGCGCAAGGATTCTCTGTATGCGCTGTGGCAGGAGCTGCAGGCGCTGAACCTGGCGACTCCCAACATCGGCACCATGACCGACATGATCTGCTGCCCCGGGCTGGACTTCTGCAGCCTGGCCAACGCGGGCTCCATCGATGTGGCGGAGGATATCAACCGCCGCTTCGACGACATGGACTACCTCTATGACCTGGGCGATATCCGCCTGAACATGTCCGGCTGCATGAATGCCTGCGGGCACCACCACGTCGGACACATTGGCATCCTGGGCGTGGACAAGAAGGGTCAGGAGTATTACCAGATCACCGTCGGCGGTTCTTCATCCAACGACGCCGGAATGGGCGAGCGCATCGGCCCGGCAGTGGCCAAGGATCAGGTAGCCGACACGCTGGAGAGCATACTCAGGACCTTCGCCGAGCACCGGGAAGGTGACGAGCCCCTGCTCGACACCTACCGCCGCATCGGCGTGAAACCGTTCAAGGAGGCGGCTTATGCGTAG
- a CDS encoding DUF934 domain-containing protein, whose product MRRIIRDGAIVEDAWQHVDDEQTLPAGHIIVSHARWLAERETLAEHTGRVGVRINGDTPLDELLPVLDELPLIALEFPAFKDGRCLSHARLLRARHGYRGELRAVGDVLRDQLAYMARVGINAFEVREDRSLEDALKAFDEFTGYYQLNPYGPTPRELRRRDTEQPARAAAS is encoded by the coding sequence ATGCGTAGGATCATCCGGGACGGCGCCATCGTCGAGGACGCCTGGCAGCATGTGGACGACGAACAGACCCTGCCTGCGGGGCACATTATCGTCAGCCATGCCCGCTGGCTCGCGGAGCGGGAGACCCTCGCGGAGCATACGGGGCGGGTCGGCGTTCGCATCAACGGCGATACGCCGCTGGATGAACTCCTGCCGGTGCTGGATGAATTGCCGCTGATCGCGCTGGAGTTTCCGGCCTTCAAGGACGGGCGCTGCTTGTCTCACGCCCGCCTGCTGCGCGCACGCCACGGCTACCGTGGTGAGCTGCGCGCGGTAGGGGACGTTCTCCGGGATCAGCTCGCCTACATGGCGCGAGTGGGGATCAATGCCTTTGAAGTCCGGGAGGATCGCTCCCTGGAGGACGCCCTCAAGGCCTTTGACGAGTTCACCGGCTACTATCAGCTCAATCCGTACGGACCAACGCCTCGGGAGCTGCGGCGGCGGGATACGGAACAGCCGGCACGGGCCGCCGCATCCTGA
- a CDS encoding alpha/beta hydrolase: MMFGLLGFGAMTPVEQPELEVLHRKPAADKRRKAPPLLFIHGAYAGAWCWDEHFLPWFAEQGFDAYAVSLRGHCGSDGKEALPQASIRDYVADVRSVVETLDAPPILVGHSMGGMVVQKYLEQYPAAAAVLMASVPPGGLSSSVMRLTTSDPMLFAQVSMVQAGARDLVDTENAGKAIFSDDMDADLRDSYGARMQSESQRALMDMTFMDLPRRWRMQIPPMLVLGAGRDALFSINETKRTARSYKADYQIYPDMAHAMMLETTWHLPAREIRDWIVEHSDRFNAD, translated from the coding sequence ATGATGTTCGGATTGCTCGGTTTTGGTGCAATGACACCGGTGGAGCAGCCAGAGCTGGAAGTTCTGCACCGTAAGCCGGCTGCGGACAAGCGGCGTAAAGCCCCGCCGCTGCTGTTCATTCATGGCGCATATGCCGGCGCCTGGTGCTGGGACGAACACTTTCTCCCCTGGTTTGCCGAACAGGGCTTCGACGCCTACGCGGTCAGTCTGCGCGGCCACTGCGGCAGCGATGGCAAGGAAGCGCTCCCCCAGGCGAGCATCCGCGATTACGTCGCTGACGTCCGCAGTGTGGTGGAGACTCTGGATGCGCCGCCGATCCTGGTGGGCCACTCCATGGGTGGCATGGTGGTGCAGAAGTACCTGGAGCAGTATCCGGCTGCCGCTGCGGTGCTCATGGCCTCTGTGCCTCCCGGTGGGCTCAGCAGCTCGGTGATGCGCCTGACCACCTCCGATCCGATGCTGTTTGCGCAGGTGTCCATGGTCCAGGCAGGCGCGCGGGATCTCGTGGACACGGAAAACGCCGGCAAGGCCATCTTTTCCGACGACATGGATGCCGATCTGCGCGATTCGTACGGCGCCCGCATGCAAAGTGAATCCCAGCGGGCTCTGATGGACATGACGTTCATGGATCTGCCGCGCCGGTGGCGCATGCAAATCCCGCCGATGCTGGTGCTGGGCGCCGGGCGGGATGCATTGTTTTCCATCAACGAGACCAAGCGCACGGCGCGCTCGTACAAGGCCGATTACCAGATCTACCCGGATATGGCCCATGCCATGATGCTTGAGACAACCTGGCATCTGCCGGCCCGCGAGATCCGCGACTGGATCGTCGAGCATTCGGACCGGTTTAATGCGGACTAG
- a CDS encoding nitrate/nitrite transporter yields the protein MGAQTTGDTRRFTAGQLILLVFLPFAAGYFLSYLFRTVNAVIAADLQSDIGLSASELGLLTAAYFLSFALFQLPLGLLLDRFGPRRVEAALLLVAAVGAAVFAVGADLASLGVGRALIGLGVSACLMASFKAFTAWFPAERLPLVNGCLLACGGLGAMAATSPVEYLLGWTDWRMVFIGLAAACGATAVAVWTVVPETPGRGGESMQEQLAGLRQVLTSPYFWRLAPLSLLMQGGSLAVQGLWAGPWMRDVAGMERQGVADTLLLIALAMAIGFAVWGVISERLARLGVRPFQIVVVGGALFLLFKFLLVLQPANGVVPLWMAFGFFATSGTLVYAMISQAFPLALTGRATTALNLAVFVGAFMLQWIMGFVIEVRELPDGLGYAPEGYGVAFGMLLVLQVIAFVWFLLPIRHEEEDA from the coding sequence GTGGGCGCACAAACCACAGGTGACACACGCCGGTTCACCGCGGGACAGCTGATTCTGCTGGTATTCCTGCCGTTCGCGGCGGGATATTTCCTGTCGTACCTGTTCCGGACGGTCAATGCCGTCATCGCCGCCGATCTGCAGTCGGACATCGGCCTGTCGGCATCCGAGCTGGGTTTGCTGACGGCGGCCTACTTCCTGTCCTTTGCCCTGTTCCAGCTGCCCCTGGGCCTGCTTCTGGACCGTTTCGGCCCGCGACGGGTGGAGGCGGCATTGTTGCTGGTGGCCGCAGTGGGCGCCGCCGTATTCGCCGTCGGCGCTGATCTCGCCAGCCTGGGAGTCGGTCGGGCGCTTATCGGCCTGGGGGTCTCGGCCTGCCTGATGGCGAGCTTCAAGGCATTCACGGCCTGGTTCCCCGCGGAGCGTCTGCCGCTGGTGAACGGCTGTCTGTTGGCCTGCGGCGGACTCGGCGCCATGGCCGCGACCAGCCCGGTGGAGTATCTCCTCGGCTGGACGGACTGGCGCATGGTCTTCATCGGGCTTGCAGCCGCCTGCGGGGCCACTGCCGTTGCGGTTTGGACGGTGGTGCCCGAGACGCCGGGGCGGGGCGGTGAGAGCATGCAGGAGCAGCTGGCGGGCCTGCGGCAGGTGCTCACCAGCCCGTATTTCTGGCGCCTGGCGCCGTTGTCGCTACTCATGCAGGGCGGTTCACTGGCGGTGCAGGGACTGTGGGCCGGCCCGTGGATGCGGGACGTGGCTGGCATGGAACGCCAGGGAGTGGCGGATACGCTGCTGCTGATCGCCCTGGCCATGGCCATCGGCTTTGCCGTCTGGGGGGTAATCAGTGAGCGCCTGGCGCGACTCGGGGTCAGACCCTTTCAGATTGTTGTCGTGGGCGGCGCGCTGTTTCTTCTTTTCAAGTTTCTGCTCGTTTTACAGCCTGCCAACGGCGTAGTGCCGTTGTGGATGGCGTTCGGCTTCTTCGCCACCTCCGGAACGCTGGTGTATGCCATGATTTCCCAGGCGTTTCCCCTGGCCCTCACCGGACGGGCAACCACCGCCCTGAACCTGGCTGTATTTGTCGGGGCATTTATGTTGCAGTGGATCATGGGCTTTGTGATCGAAGTCCGTGAACTGCCGGACGGACTCGGGTACGCTCCAGAAGGGTATGGCGTGGCGTTCGGGATGCTTCTCGTGCTCCAGGTTATCGCCTTTGTCTGGTTCCTGTTGCCTATTCGGCACGAGGAGGAAGATGCATGA
- the pepN gene encoding aminopeptidase N, translated as MTAPNAVFLKDYAPPSHRVHHLSLTFELGENETRLHTCFRVTPDAPAGRQAGPLCLHGRGLQLERILVDGSAPPATAMNHDEHGLTLTGLDGPGHTIEVTTVLRPRDNTALQGLYRSGGLFCTQCEPEGFRHMTYFPDRPDVMTRYTTTIIADSRRYPVLLANGNRTGAGTLEDGRHWVTWHDPHPKPSYLFAMVAGDLSVHQDTHVTPSGRRIGLQVYTEPRNAGRTGHAVEALQRAMRWDEEAYGLEYDLDCYMIVAVDDFNMGAMENKGLNIFNAACVLADPRTATDDDLETVEAVVAHEYFHNWTGNRVTLRDWFQLSLKEGLTVFREQQFCAETGSPALTRIRDARNLRALQFPEDSGPMAHPVRPGSYLDVSNFYTATVYDKGAEVIRMLHTRLGDAGFRAGVQLYLRRHDGRAATCEDFRGALEDATGTPLTDMATWYEQAGTPVLRVRGRHDPVRRCYHLLLSQFTPATPGQSRKQPLPIPVRLGLMDPGGQLLPLRMDGEAAPAGCERVITLHAEHQQITFMDIAEPPVPSLLRRFSAPVALDFPYTREQLALLLGSDDDPFVRWDAAQQLTLDAIIQALDHGGTPPLPTTLTQAVERVLAGYRDDPAFVAETLALPSEDYIAEQRACVEVEAIHGAREHLRHAMGSHFAAWWCDIHTDCAGSHAGVPRQRAAALRRLGHLALAYRVAAGAAGVEAALRQYHETDNMTDRLVALALLADADEELARQPLLTFYRRWGDDPLLVDKWLRIQATAQAGDGLHRVQRLMRHPAFDMGNPNRVRSVLGAFSQENPLHFHRVDGAGHAFVAERVMELDALNPLIAARLVLPLTRWDRFDADRAASMSRQLERIGNRPKLSKELHEIVAKGLAA; from the coding sequence ATGACCGCGCCGAACGCCGTGTTTCTCAAGGACTACGCACCACCGAGCCATCGCGTCCATCACCTGTCGCTGACCTTCGAACTCGGCGAGAACGAGACCCGGCTGCACACGTGCTTTCGAGTCACGCCGGATGCCCCGGCGGGCAGACAGGCAGGCCCATTGTGCCTCCACGGCCGGGGCCTGCAGCTGGAGCGGATCCTGGTGGACGGTAGCGCCCCGCCCGCAACGGCGATGAACCACGACGAGCACGGGTTGACCCTCACCGGGCTCGACGGCCCCGGCCACACCATCGAGGTCACCACCGTGCTGCGCCCCCGGGACAATACCGCGCTGCAGGGACTCTACAGGTCCGGCGGGCTGTTCTGCACCCAGTGCGAGCCCGAAGGTTTCCGTCACATGACCTACTTTCCGGATCGCCCGGATGTCATGACCCGTTACACCACCACCATCATCGCCGATTCAAGGCGCTACCCCGTTCTGCTGGCCAATGGCAATCGCACTGGTGCCGGCACACTGGAGGATGGCCGTCACTGGGTGACCTGGCACGACCCGCACCCGAAACCCAGTTATCTGTTTGCCATGGTCGCCGGGGATCTGAGCGTCCACCAGGACACCCACGTCACGCCATCGGGGCGCAGGATCGGCCTGCAAGTCTACACCGAGCCGCGCAACGCAGGACGCACCGGTCATGCCGTGGAGGCTCTCCAGCGCGCCATGCGCTGGGACGAGGAAGCCTACGGACTGGAGTACGACCTGGATTGCTACATGATCGTGGCCGTGGACGACTTCAACATGGGCGCCATGGAGAACAAGGGGCTCAACATCTTCAATGCCGCCTGCGTGCTGGCTGACCCCCGCACCGCCACCGACGATGACCTGGAGACCGTGGAGGCGGTCGTCGCCCACGAGTACTTCCACAACTGGACCGGCAACCGCGTGACCCTGCGCGACTGGTTCCAGCTCAGTCTCAAGGAGGGATTGACGGTGTTCCGGGAACAGCAATTCTGCGCCGAGACGGGGTCGCCGGCACTCACGCGCATCCGCGATGCCCGCAACCTGCGGGCGCTGCAGTTCCCGGAAGACAGCGGCCCGATGGCCCACCCGGTACGACCCGGCAGCTACCTGGATGTCAGCAACTTCTACACCGCCACGGTGTACGACAAGGGCGCCGAGGTGATCCGCATGCTGCACACCCGCCTCGGGGACGCCGGCTTTCGCGCCGGCGTGCAGCTGTATCTGCGCCGGCACGACGGCCGCGCCGCGACCTGCGAGGACTTCCGCGGCGCGCTGGAAGACGCCACCGGGACCCCTCTGACCGACATGGCCACCTGGTACGAGCAGGCCGGCACTCCGGTGCTGCGAGTTCGCGGCCGCCATGACCCGGTGCGACGCTGCTATCACCTGCTGCTGTCTCAGTTTACCCCGGCCACCCCGGGGCAATCCCGCAAGCAGCCACTGCCCATCCCCGTGCGTCTCGGGCTCATGGACCCCGGCGGCCAACTGCTGCCGCTGCGTATGGACGGCGAAGCGGCGCCCGCCGGGTGCGAGCGGGTCATCACACTCCATGCAGAGCACCAGCAGATCACGTTCATGGACATCGCAGAGCCCCCGGTACCCAGCCTGTTGCGCCGTTTCTCCGCACCGGTGGCCCTGGACTTCCCCTACACCCGCGAACAGCTGGCACTGCTCCTGGGCAGCGACGACGACCCGTTCGTGCGCTGGGACGCCGCCCAGCAACTGACCCTGGATGCCATCATCCAGGCGCTGGATCACGGCGGGACACCGCCGTTGCCAACCACATTGACCCAGGCGGTGGAGCGGGTCCTGGCCGGCTATCGCGACGATCCGGCGTTCGTTGCCGAAACCCTGGCCCTGCCCTCCGAGGACTACATCGCCGAGCAGCGTGCCTGCGTGGAGGTGGAAGCCATCCACGGCGCGAGGGAGCACCTCCGGCATGCCATGGGAAGCCACTTCGCCGCATGGTGGTGCGACATCCACACTGACTGCGCCGGCTCCCACGCAGGTGTCCCACGTCAACGTGCAGCAGCCCTGCGCCGCCTTGGCCACCTGGCGCTTGCCTATCGCGTGGCCGCCGGAGCCGCCGGAGTGGAGGCTGCGCTGCGCCAGTATCATGAAACGGACAACATGACCGATCGCCTTGTCGCGCTGGCGCTGCTCGCCGATGCCGACGAGGAACTCGCCCGCCAGCCGCTCCTGACCTTTTACCGGCGCTGGGGCGACGACCCGCTGCTGGTGGACAAATGGCTGCGCATTCAGGCGACGGCACAGGCCGGTGACGGCCTGCACCGGGTCCAACGGCTCATGCGTCACCCGGCATTCGACATGGGCAATCCCAACCGCGTACGCTCCGTTCTCGGCGCGTTCAGCCAGGAGAATCCCCTGCATTTCCATCGCGTCGACGGTGCCGGTCATGCCTTTGTTGCGGAGCGCGTCATGGAACTCGACGCCCTGAATCCGCTGATTGCCGCCCGCCTGGTCCTGCCACTGACCCGATGGGACCGCTTTGACGCCGACAGGGCCGCGAGCATGTCGCGACAATTGGAACGGATCGGAAATCGGCCTAAGCTGTCAAAAGAGCTACATGAAATCGTCGCGAAGGGCCTCGCCGCCTGA
- a CDS encoding carboxy terminal-processing peptidase, giving the protein MLRTTLYRSAVLLLALVVGTGCLSTTTLASESDEDIVRPADNHPETARLIARLLAHQHFRQQSIDDALSEQVLDAYLDALDPDRYYFTQSDIEEFRVHRSDLDNMLMDGDLDLAYHIYGRLKQRATERAEFAHQVIDNGIDFDTDQTLELNRREQDWVADEDALDRLWRQRIKNDALTMLLGEDDEEQTMDLLRSRYENVAKNMQRSEAEDIFEAYMGAWARSFDPHTNYLSPRNSEEFDIQMQLSLEGIGAMLRTRRDFTEIIELVPGGPAERSGELSPGDRIIGVAEGDEEMVDVVGWRLSDVVDRIRGPKESEVRLRILPGGDSDSAPRTVTLERNEIALEEQAAQKEVKEIERDDGVQRVGVITIPAFYTDFAAAQAGEDDYRSTTRDVRRHIDALKADGIDGLIIDLRGNSGGSLQEAVDMTGLFLPGGPVVQIRRSDGDTEVMRDPDEATHYDGPLAIMVDRQSASASEIFAGAMQDYGRGIVLGERTFGKGTVQTMVDLDRFSNDPSVDTGRLKMTIAKFYRITGSSTQKRGVEPDISLPSAMDSDEIGERAADNPLPWDEIDPVDYTRIEELSRAISLLGSRHDERVKDHSAYNALLDELDQIRQAREQTEVSLNRAQREQERAQRNEARLAKANEHRQIQGLEPLDSVDELEREDDPDTLLDVSAEIMADFYLLRNEPEVAQRWGFNLND; this is encoded by the coding sequence ATGCTTAGAACGACCCTTTATCGCTCTGCGGTCCTCCTGCTGGCGCTGGTGGTCGGCACCGGCTGCCTTTCCACCACGACGCTGGCCTCCGAGTCCGACGAAGACATCGTCCGGCCGGCAGACAATCACCCGGAAACCGCCCGACTGATCGCACGCCTGCTGGCCCATCAGCACTTCCGCCAGCAGTCCATTGATGACGCGCTCTCGGAGCAGGTCCTGGACGCTTACCTGGACGCCCTGGACCCGGACCGCTACTACTTCACGCAGTCCGACATCGAGGAGTTCCGGGTGCACCGCTCGGATCTGGACAACATGCTCATGGACGGCGATCTCGACCTCGCCTACCACATCTACGGCCGCCTCAAGCAGCGTGCCACGGAGCGTGCCGAGTTCGCCCACCAGGTGATTGATAACGGCATCGACTTCGATACCGACCAGACGCTGGAACTCAACCGGCGCGAGCAGGACTGGGTGGCGGATGAGGATGCACTGGATCGGCTCTGGCGTCAGCGGATCAAGAACGACGCCCTGACCATGCTGCTGGGCGAGGATGACGAAGAGCAGACCATGGATCTGCTGCGCAGCCGCTACGAGAACGTGGCCAAGAACATGCAGCGTTCGGAGGCCGAGGACATCTTCGAGGCCTACATGGGCGCCTGGGCGCGCTCCTTCGACCCGCACACCAACTATCTGTCGCCCCGCAACTCCGAGGAATTCGACATCCAGATGCAGCTCTCCCTGGAGGGCATCGGCGCCATGCTGCGCACGCGCAGGGATTTCACCGAAATCATCGAACTGGTTCCGGGGGGCCCGGCGGAGCGTAGCGGCGAGCTCTCGCCCGGGGATCGCATCATCGGCGTGGCCGAAGGCGACGAGGAGATGGTGGATGTGGTTGGCTGGCGCCTGAGCGACGTAGTGGACCGGATTCGCGGACCGAAGGAATCGGAGGTGCGCCTGCGCATCCTCCCCGGCGGCGATTCGGACAGCGCGCCACGGACGGTGACCCTGGAGCGCAACGAAATCGCCCTGGAGGAACAGGCCGCACAGAAGGAGGTGAAGGAAATCGAGCGCGACGATGGCGTGCAGCGCGTTGGCGTCATCACCATCCCGGCCTTCTATACCGACTTCGCCGCTGCTCAGGCCGGCGAGGATGACTATCGCAGCACCACCCGGGATGTCCGGCGTCACATCGATGCGCTCAAGGCCGACGGCATCGATGGTCTCATCATCGATCTGCGCGGCAACTCCGGCGGGTCGCTGCAAGAGGCGGTGGACATGACCGGGCTGTTCCTCCCCGGCGGCCCCGTGGTGCAGATCCGCCGCAGCGACGGCGACACCGAAGTCATGCGCGATCCGGACGAGGCCACACACTATGACGGCCCGCTGGCCATCATGGTGGACCGGCAGAGCGCTTCGGCGTCGGAGATCTTCGCCGGGGCCATGCAGGATTACGGCCGCGGTATCGTTCTGGGCGAGCGCACCTTCGGCAAGGGCACGGTGCAGACCATGGTTGACCTGGACCGCTTCAGCAACGATCCCAGTGTCGATACCGGGCGGTTGAAGATGACCATCGCCAAGTTCTACCGCATCACCGGGAGCAGCACCCAGAAACGCGGCGTGGAACCGGACATCAGTCTGCCCTCGGCCATGGACTCCGACGAGATCGGTGAACGCGCGGCGGACAACCCCCTGCCGTGGGACGAAATCGACCCCGTGGACTACACCCGCATTGAAGAACTCAGCCGTGCCATTTCCCTGCTGGGGTCACGACACGACGAGCGGGTCAAGGATCACTCCGCCTACAATGCGCTGCTGGACGAGCTGGACCAGATACGGCAGGCGCGCGAGCAGACCGAGGTGTCCCTGAACCGCGCACAGCGCGAACAGGAACGCGCGCAGCGCAATGAAGCGCGGCTGGCCAAGGCCAATGAACACCGGCAGATTCAGGGCCTGGAACCGCTGGACAGCGTGGATGAACTGGAGCGCGAGGACGACCCGGATACTCTGCTGGACGTCAGCGCGGAAATCATGGCGGATTTCTACCTGCTCCGGAACGAACCGGAGGTAGCCCAGCGTTGGGGATTCAACCTCAACGACTGA